In Silvanigrella paludirubra, one DNA window encodes the following:
- a CDS encoding ABC transporter ATP-binding protein, which produces MDHKIILKALNITHKYGNNISINNISFEIIDGEIISILGPSGCGKSTLLKIISGIEKIQDGILEIDKNIMSHGAYHVPTEKRNVGLVFQDLALFPHLSIRKNIEYGISYLSNDEKKQRVREMLAFVKMEKFADTYPHLLSGGQQQRVALARSLAPLPKLLLLDEPFSGLDISLRKDLGIEIKNILKKSKMTSIFVTHDANEALMLSDKIIILNNGQMEQFDTPKNIYTKPFNSTVASFFGTINKIQNYQKLNNIFKISKLNNQRQDININIYFRPDAVTILNEINSDSSFFEGKIIDILYYGNYISVLFSISEYGTITGYFSSAENLEIGNTLKLKINENMLFVFQENE; this is translated from the coding sequence ATGGATCATAAAATAATTCTTAAAGCATTAAATATAACCCATAAATATGGAAATAATATTTCTATTAACAATATATCTTTTGAGATTATTGATGGGGAAATAATTAGTATATTAGGTCCATCAGGCTGTGGGAAATCAACTCTTTTAAAAATAATATCAGGAATAGAAAAAATTCAGGATGGGATTTTAGAAATTGATAAAAATATAATGTCACATGGTGCTTATCATGTGCCTACAGAAAAAAGAAATGTTGGACTCGTGTTTCAAGATTTAGCGCTTTTTCCTCATCTTTCAATTAGAAAAAATATTGAATATGGAATTTCATATTTATCAAATGATGAAAAAAAACAAAGAGTAAGAGAGATGTTGGCATTTGTTAAAATGGAAAAATTTGCTGATACATATCCTCATTTATTATCTGGTGGACAACAACAGAGAGTTGCTTTAGCACGATCTCTTGCTCCTTTGCCAAAATTATTGTTATTAGATGAACCATTTTCAGGACTAGATATATCTTTAAGAAAAGATCTTGGTATAGAAATTAAAAATATTTTAAAAAAAAGTAAAATGACTTCTATTTTTGTTACTCATGATGCCAATGAAGCGCTTATGTTATCTGATAAAATAATAATATTAAATAATGGACAAATGGAGCAGTTTGATACTCCAAAAAATATTTATACTAAACCATTCAATAGTACAGTTGCTTCTTTTTTTGGAACAATAAATAAAATTCAAAATTATCAAAAATTGAATAATATTTTTAAAATTTCAAAATTAAATAACCAAAGGCAAGATATAAACATAAATATTTATTTTCGCCCTGATGCTGTAACTATATTAAATGAAATAAATTCAGACTCTAGTTTTTTTGAAGGAAAAATAATTGATATATTATACTATGGAAATTATATTTCTGTTTTATTTTCTATTAGTGAATATGGAACGATTACAGGTTATTTTTCTTCAGCAGAGAATTTAGAGATTGGAAATACTTTAAAATTAAAAATCAATGAAAATATGTTATTTGTATTTCAAGAAAATGAATAG
- the gloA gene encoding lactoylglutathione lyase, which translates to MKYLHTMIRVGDLDKSIQFYCEVLNFKLLSRQDFKDGEFTLVFLKAPNDEDNASVLELTYNWGVTKYEMGGAYGHMAYEVPSIIEFQKKLQKQGHDLSWGPKKSPDGTINIAFIIDPDGYKIELLEPHC; encoded by the coding sequence ATGAAATATTTACATACAATGATACGAGTTGGAGATCTTGATAAATCAATTCAATTTTATTGTGAAGTTTTAAATTTCAAATTACTTTCACGCCAAGACTTTAAAGACGGTGAATTTACACTTGTTTTCTTAAAAGCACCCAATGATGAAGATAACGCTTCTGTTTTAGAGCTAACATATAATTGGGGCGTAACAAAATATGAAATGGGCGGAGCTTATGGCCATATGGCATATGAAGTACCATCTATCATTGAATTTCAAAAAAAATTACAGAAACAAGGACACGATTTAAGTTGGGGGCCTAAAAAATCTCCTGATGGCACAATTAATATTGCTTTTATAATCGATCCTGATGGCTATAAAATTGAACTTTTAGAGCCTCATTGTTAA